The Corynebacterium callunae DSM 20147 genomic sequence GGAAGTAAATGAAGCAGCCCAGCTTATTGCTAATGCAATTATGAAAGCTTTTGATGCGCCACGCTGTGGATATATTATTGCGGGCTTTGATGTGCCCCATACCCACATCCACCTCTTCCCTACCGACAAGATGGCTGACTATAACTTTGCCAATGCGCTGGCAGCTGATGCCACCGATCCAGCCAAGATGGATGATGCTGCAGCTCGCATCGCCCAAGCTTTAGA encodes the following:
- a CDS encoding HIT family protein translates to MASVFTKIINGELPGRFVYRSENVVAFLSIEPLTYGHTLVVPVAEVDRWTDLPQGIWAEVNEAAQLIANAIMKAFDAPRCGYIIAGFDVPHTHIHLFPTDKMADYNFANALAADATDPAKMDDAAARIAQALEGLVD